A genomic window from Blastocatellia bacterium includes:
- a CDS encoding glycosyltransferase family 2 protein, translating to MRTLTLAFVYENLTAFRQQLDLLPRSPSVTDLILFHREEVSDEERAAMTHFVRREMLADRAGGGQQDPLRFIRCGEFFSAEAVNRLLELWTSDYLVLLLGRGLVEVSDRSLERLLDVADDTGAGIVYADFWQHEGGRLQERRLIEYQPGSLRDTFDFGPVMVLSRRVVHAVRAALGPVDPRWRWGGLYDLRLKISSHAPIVHVPEPLSLCWPRLTVASDAEPTDAPEDPLFAYVKPENRAYEQEMEEIATAHLRRIGAYLEPVFAPIPLPEHDFPVLASVVIPVRNRARTIGDALRSALAQRTTFSFNVIVVDNFSTDGTSEIIEQMRREDDRLLHRIPSRRDLGIGGCWNEAIFSPSCGLFAVQLDSDDLYADADVLQKIIAAFYAPEAPPAAPEEARSRAPRYALVIGSYRTVNFDGEPIPPGVVDHREWTPDNGRNNALRVSGFGAPRAFYVPLLRRVGFPNVSFGEDYAVCLRLSRHYEVGRIYEPLLLVRRWEDNTDRNLTPERANRYEAYKDWLRTVEILARQKGEAARTFQSARDAQAGKPAPQESAT from the coding sequence ATGAGGACGCTCACGCTGGCTTTCGTCTACGAGAATCTGACGGCCTTTCGTCAGCAACTCGATCTGCTTCCGCGATCCCCCTCGGTGACCGATCTCATTCTCTTTCACCGGGAGGAGGTCTCCGATGAGGAGCGGGCGGCGATGACTCATTTCGTTCGGCGGGAAATGCTGGCCGATCGGGCCGGCGGAGGTCAACAGGACCCTCTTCGATTTATCCGGTGCGGGGAGTTTTTCTCGGCGGAGGCAGTGAACCGATTGCTGGAGCTGTGGACGAGCGACTATCTCGTGCTCCTGCTCGGTCGCGGGCTCGTCGAGGTAAGCGATCGGTCGCTGGAGAGACTTCTGGACGTTGCCGACGACACGGGAGCGGGCATCGTCTACGCGGACTTCTGGCAACACGAAGGGGGCCGGCTTCAGGAGCGTCGGCTGATCGAGTATCAGCCGGGGAGCCTGCGGGACACGTTCGACTTCGGCCCGGTGATGGTCCTGTCCCGACGCGTTGTTCACGCGGTACGCGCGGCTTTGGGACCGGTGGATCCCCGCTGGCGATGGGGCGGGCTCTATGATCTCCGGCTGAAAATATCCTCTCATGCCCCGATTGTTCACGTGCCGGAGCCGCTCTCCCTTTGCTGGCCTCGACTGACCGTCGCTTCTGATGCCGAGCCAACCGACGCACCGGAGGACCCTCTGTTCGCTTACGTGAAACCGGAGAATCGCGCCTACGAGCAGGAGATGGAAGAGATCGCCACGGCCCATCTCCGACGCATCGGAGCCTATCTGGAACCCGTGTTCGCTCCGATTCCGCTGCCGGAGCATGATTTTCCCGTCCTGGCCAGCGTGGTCATTCCCGTTCGCAATCGCGCGCGCACAATCGGAGATGCCCTTCGAAGCGCCCTCGCACAGAGAACGACTTTCTCCTTCAACGTGATCGTGGTGGATAACTTTTCCACCGATGGAACGAGCGAGATCATCGAGCAGATGAGGCGCGAGGATGATCGGCTCCTTCACCGTATTCCCTCGCGGCGGGATTTGGGCATCGGCGGATGCTGGAACGAAGCGATTTTCTCTCCGTCGTGCGGGCTGTTTGCCGTTCAGCTTGATTCCGATGATCTTTATGCCGATGCCGATGTTCTCCAGAAGATCATCGCCGCCTTTTATGCGCCCGAGGCGCCACCGGCCGCGCCGGAGGAGGCTCGCTCGCGGGCCCCGCGCTATGCCCTGGTGATCGGTTCGTATCGAACCGTCAATTTTGACGGCGAACCGATTCCGCCGGGAGTGGTGGATCATCGGGAGTGGACGCCGGACAACGGGCGCAACAATGCCTTGCGCGTTTCGGGATTCGGAGCGCCCCGCGCCTTTTACGTTCCCCTGCTGCGGCGCGTCGGCTTCCCCAATGTGAGTTTCGGCGAAGATTATGCCGTCTGTTTGCGCCTCAGCCGTCACTACGAGGTGGGGCGCATCTACGAACCGCTGCTCCTGGTTCGGCGCTGGGAGGACAACACGGATCGGAACCTCACGCCCGAGCGCGCCAATCGCTATGAGGCGTACAAAGATTGGCTCCGAACCGTGGAAATCCTCGCCCGGCAGAAGGGAGAAGCAGCGCGGACTTTCCAGTCCGCGAGAGATGCGCAGGCTGGAAAGCCCGCGCCACAAGAGTCTGCGACGTAG
- a CDS encoding DUF72 domain-containing protein: MIRIGPAGWSYDDWWGRVYPHPAPRGFDPLEYLARYFDTIEINSSFYRPPTTAMTRRWVARVGENPRFKFTAKLYRKFTHERTPTPEDEASFKRGMEPLVEAGKLGAVLLQFPWSFKNTPDAREYISELVRRFAEYPLVVEVRHASWNVESVYEFFREHNVGFCNIDQPVFRRSLGPTRRVTAPVGYVRLHGRNYDNWFSESATAAARYDYLYSHEELKPWIENIRAIAQTAADVYVITNNHYQGKGVVNALELKADIEGTAVPVPEPLIRAYPRLESLALTTDFSR, encoded by the coding sequence ATGATTCGGATCGGACCAGCCGGATGGTCTTACGATGACTGGTGGGGACGCGTCTATCCTCATCCGGCTCCCCGGGGATTCGATCCGCTGGAGTACCTCGCCCGCTACTTCGACACGATTGAAATCAACAGCAGTTTTTACCGTCCTCCGACGACGGCCATGACGCGCCGGTGGGTGGCGCGGGTCGGAGAGAATCCCCGATTCAAGTTCACCGCCAAACTCTATCGAAAATTCACGCACGAGCGAACGCCCACGCCGGAGGACGAGGCGAGTTTCAAACGGGGAATGGAGCCCCTGGTCGAAGCGGGCAAGTTGGGAGCCGTGCTCCTTCAATTTCCCTGGTCATTCAAGAACACGCCCGACGCCCGCGAGTATATCAGCGAACTGGTGCGGCGGTTCGCCGAGTATCCGCTGGTCGTGGAAGTGCGTCACGCCTCGTGGAATGTGGAATCGGTCTACGAGTTCTTTCGGGAGCACAACGTGGGTTTTTGCAATATTGATCAACCGGTCTTTCGACGGTCGCTCGGTCCGACGCGACGGGTGACCGCGCCGGTCGGCTACGTCCGGCTTCACGGGCGCAATTACGACAACTGGTTCAGCGAGAGCGCGACGGCGGCTGCCCGCTACGATTATCTCTACTCGCATGAAGAACTGAAGCCCTGGATCGAGAACATCCGGGCCATTGCTCAGACAGCCGCCGATGTCTACGTCATCACCAACAACCACTATCAGGGCAAGGGCGTGGTGAACGCCCTGGAACTCAAAGCCGACATCGAGGGGACGGCCGTGCCGGTGCCCGAACCGCTGATCCGGGCCTATCCTCGATTGGAATCCCTGGCTCTGACGACGGACTTCTCTCGATGA
- a CDS encoding CPBP family intramembrane glutamic endopeptidase gives MSTELTHTCLCCGHVLTDDERSGLTSLCASCQSQAPTGGGSSPVAASPPPWNLAAAIGVWVFFTLTLSIVPAFGVLVWAHKAGVNPFSPDLISNPRALIVQIGMLFVTHLLTLLVGYMVVTSGAKRPFFHTLGWRWHPRFRLRHVLALIGGLYLILYLLSLVVPHGETDFDKLLQTGQDVRIAIALVAVLTAPLVEELVYRGILYPALHHRLGRVRAILIVTAMFAVVHFPQYAGSLLILMAVTVLSFALTVIRSYTGQLLPCVVAHFLYNAIGSALILSGYVIS, from the coding sequence ATGAGCACCGAACTGACTCATACCTGCCTTTGCTGTGGTCACGTCCTGACCGATGATGAGCGCTCGGGCCTCACCTCTCTCTGTGCCAGTTGTCAGAGCCAGGCGCCGACCGGAGGTGGATCTTCCCCCGTCGCGGCCTCCCCTCCGCCCTGGAATCTGGCGGCAGCCATCGGCGTGTGGGTCTTTTTCACGTTGACTCTTTCGATTGTTCCAGCGTTCGGCGTTCTCGTGTGGGCGCACAAAGCGGGAGTGAACCCGTTCAGTCCCGATTTGATCAGTAATCCTCGCGCCCTGATCGTTCAAATCGGGATGCTGTTTGTCACTCACCTGCTGACGTTACTCGTCGGTTATATGGTCGTCACATCGGGAGCGAAGCGGCCGTTCTTTCACACGCTGGGCTGGCGCTGGCACCCGCGCTTCCGATTGCGACATGTCCTGGCGCTCATCGGTGGCCTCTATCTGATCCTCTATCTCCTCTCGCTCGTCGTCCCTCACGGGGAGACCGACTTCGATAAGCTGCTTCAAACCGGGCAGGACGTTCGCATCGCGATTGCTCTGGTGGCCGTGCTCACGGCTCCTTTGGTGGAAGAACTCGTCTATCGAGGAATCCTCTATCCTGCGCTCCATCATCGCCTGGGGCGGGTTCGCGCCATCCTCATCGTGACGGCGATGTTCGCGGTCGTTCACTTTCCCCAGTATGCGGGCAGCCTTCTCATCCTCATGGCCGTGACGGTTTTGAGCTTCGCGCTCACGGTGATTCGTTCCTATACCGGTCAGTTGCTCCCGTGCGTTGTCGCCCATTTCCTCTACAATGCCATCGGATCAGCGCTCATTCTGAGCGGATATGTCATCAGTTGA